One region of Ailuropoda melanoleuca isolate Jingjing chromosome 19, ASM200744v2, whole genome shotgun sequence genomic DNA includes:
- the PPP2R5D gene encoding serine/threonine-protein phosphatase 2A 56 kDa regulatory subunit delta isoform isoform X2, giving the protein MPYKLKKEKEPPKLAKGTAKPSSSGKDGGGESTDEAQTQPQPQPQPQPQPPSSNKRPSNSTPPPTQLSKIKYSGGPQIVKKERRQSSSRFNLSKNRELQKLPALKDSPTQEREELFIQKLRQCCVLFDFVSDPLSDLKFKEVKRAGLNEMVEYITHSRDVVTEAIYPEAVTMFSVNLFRTLPPSSNPTGAEFDPEEDEPTLEAAWPHLQLVYEFFLRFLESPDFQPNIAKKYIDQKFVLALLDLFDSEDPRERDFLKTILHRIYGKFLGLRAYIRRQINHIFYRFIYETEHHNGIAELLEILGSIINGFALPLKEEHKMFLIRVLLPLHKVKSLSVYHPQLAYCVVQFLEKESSLTEPVIVGLLKFWPKTHSPKEVMFLNELEEILDVIEPSEFSKVMEPLFRQLAKCVSSPHFQVAERALYYWNNEYIMSLISDNAARVLPIMFPALYRNSKSHWNKTIHGLIYNALKLFMEMNQKLFDDCTQQYKAEKQKGRFRMKEREEMWQKIEELARLNPQYPMFRAPPPLPPVYSMETETPTAEDIQLLKRTVETEAVQMLKDIKKEKVLLRRKSELPQDVYTIKALEAHKRAEEFLTASQEAL; this is encoded by the exons ATGCCCTATAAACTGAAGAAGGAGAAG GAGCCCCCCAAGCTTGCCAAAGGCACGGCCAAGCCCAGCAGCTCGGGCAAGGATGGTGGAGGCGAGAGCACCGACGAG GCCCAGACGCAGCCGCAgccacagccccagccccagccccagcccccatcaTCCAACAAGCGTCCCAGCAACAGCACGCCACCCCCGACACAACTCAGCAAAATCAAGTATTCCGGAGGGCCCCAGATTGTCAAGAAGGAGCGACGGCAAAGCTCATCCCGCTTCAATCTCAGCAAGAATCGGGAGTTGCAGAAGCTTCCTGCCCTGAAAG ATTCGCCCACCCAGGAGCGGGAGGAGCTCTTTATCCAGAAGCTGCGCCAGTGCTGCGTCCTCTTTGACTTTGTATCAGATCCGCTCAGTGACCTCAAATTCAAGGAGGTGAAGCGGGCAGGACTCAACGAGATGGTGGAGTACATCACCCACAGTCGTGATGTTGTCACGGAGGCCATTTACCCTGAGGCGGTCACCATG TTTTCAGTGAACCTCTTCCGGACCCTGCCACCTTCATCGAACCCCACTGGGGCCGAGTTTGACCCTGAAGAGGATGAGCCCACCCTGGAAGCTGCCTGGCCCCATCTGCAG CTCGTGTATGAGTTCTTCTTACGTTTCCTTGAGTCTCCTGATTTCCAGCCAAACATAGCCAAGAAGTATATCGACCAGAAGTTTGTCCTTGCC CTCTTGGACCTGTTTGACAGTGAGGACCCTCGAGAGCGGGACTTCCTCAAGACCATCTTGCATCGCATCTACGGCAAGTTTCTGGGGCTCCGGGCTTATATCCGTAGGCAGATCAACCACATCTTCTACAG gTTCATCTATGAGACAGAGCATCACAACGGGATTGCTGAGCTCCTCGAGATCCTTGGCAG CATCATCAACGGCTTCGCCTTGCCCCTTAAGGAAGAGCACAAGATGTTCCTCATCCGTGTCCTGCTTCCCCTTCACAAGGTCAAGTCCCTGAGTGTCTACCACCCGCAG CTGGCTTACTGTGTGGTACAGTTCCTGGAGAAGGAGAGCAGTCTCACAGAGCCG GTGATTGTAGGACTTCTCAAGTTCTGGCCCAAGACCCACAGCCCCAAAGAAGTCATGTTCCTGAATGAGCTTGAGGAGATTCTGGATGTCATTGAACCTTCAGAGTTCAGTAAAGTGATGGAACCACTCTTCCGCCAGCTTGCCAAGTGTGTCTCCAGCCCCCATTTCCAG GTGGCAGAGCGTGCCCTCTATTACTGGAACAATGAGTACATCATGAGCCTGATAAGTGACAATGCTGCCCGAGTCCTCCCCATCATGTTCCCTGCCCTCTACAGGAACTCCAAGAGCCACTGGAACAA GACAATCCATGGACTCATCTACAATGCGCTGAAGCTGTTTATGGAGATGAACCAGAAGCTGTTCGATGACTGCACACAACAGTACAAGGCAGAGAAACAGAA GGGCCGGTTCcgaatgaaggaaagagaagagatgtGGCAAAAGATCGAGGAGCTGGCCCGACTTAATCCCCAG TATCCCATGTTTCGAGCCCCGCCACCACTGCCTCCCGTATACTCAATGGAGACAGAGACCCCCACGGCAGAGGACATCCAGCTTCTGAAGAGGACAGTGGAGACAGAGGCCGTGCAG ATGCTGAAGGACATCAAGAAGGAGAAGGTGCTGCTGCGGCGGAAGTCAGAGCTGCCCCAGGACGTGTACACCATCAAGGCGCTGGAGGCACACAAGCGGGCGGAAGAGTTCCTAACTGCCAGCCAGGAGGCTCTCTGA
- the PEX6 gene encoding peroxisome biogenesis factor 6 has product MALAVLRVLDPFPTEAPPLAVLLPPGGPWPAAGLGLVLALRPAGESPAGPALLVAALEGPGAETEEQGPGPPQLLVSRALLRLLALGSGAWVRARPVRRPPALGWALLGTSPGPGLGPRVGPLLVRRGEALPVPGPRVLETRPALQGLLGPGTRLAVTELRGRAKLGQEAGDSSRPPPPPVVSSFAVNRTVRRLRGVLGGTGDSLGVSRSCLRSLGLFQGEWVWVTRAGESSNTSQPHLARVQVLEPRWDLSERLGPGSGQPGEPLADGLALVPATLAFNLGCDPLEVGELRIQRYLEGSSTPEDKGSRSVLPEPLFAKELHIEIVSSPHYSTNGNYDHVLYRHFQTPRAVQEGDVLCVPTVGQVEILEGSPEKLPRWREMFFKVKKTIGEAPDGPTSAYLADTTHTSLYLVGSTLSPVPRLASGESTPWNSLSPPGLETLVTELCAALKPRLQPGGALLTGTSSVLLRGPPGSGKTTAITAACSRLGLHLLKVPCSSLCADSSGAVETKLQAAFSRARRCRPVVLLLTAVDLLGRDRDGLGEDARVVATLRRLLLDEDPLTSRLPLMVVATTSRAQDLPADVQTAFPHELEVPALSEGRRLSVLRALTAHLPLGQEVNLAQLARRCAGFVVGDLYALLTHSSRAACARIKNSGLAGGWSEEDEGELCAAGFPLLAEDFRQALEQLQTAQSQAIGAPKIPSVSWHDVGGLQEVKKEILETIQLPLEHPELLSLGLRRSGLLLHGPPGTGKTLLAKAVATECCLTFLSVKGPELINMYVGQSEENVREVFARARAAAPCIIFFDELDSLAPSRGRSGDSGGVMDRVVSQLLAELDGLHSTQDVFAIGATNRPDLLDPALLRPGRFDKLVFVGVSEDRASQLRVLSAITRKFKLEPSVSLVNVLDRCPPQLTGADLYSLCSDAMTVALKRRVRDLEEGLEPGSSALLLTMEDLLQAAARLQPSVSEQELLRYQRTQRKLAAC; this is encoded by the exons ATGGCGCTGGCCGTCTTGCGGGTCCTGGACCCCTTCCCGACCGAGGCACCCCCGTTGGCGGTGCTGCTGCCCCCCGGGGGCCCGTGGCCTGCAGCGGGGCTGGGCCTGGTGCTGGCTCTGCGGCCCGCAGGGGAGAGCCCCGCAGGGCCGGCGCTGCTTGTGGCGGCCCTGGAGGGACCGGGCGCGGAGACCGAAGAGCAGGGTCCAGGGCCCCCGCAGCTGCTGGTTAGCCGCGCGCTGCTGCGGCTCCTGGCTCTGGGCTCCGGGGCGTGGGTGCGGGCGCGCCCTGTGCGGCGGCCTCCGGCGCTGGGCTGGGCGCTGCTTGGCACTTCACCGGGGCCCGGGCTGGGACCGCGAGTCGGGCCGCTGCTGGTGCGGCGCGGAGAGGCCCTACCAGTGCCCGGACCGAGGGTGCTGGAGACGCGGCCGGCGTTGCAAGGGCTGCTGGGCCCAGGGACGCGGCTGGCAGTGACTGAGCTCCGTGGGCGGGCCAAACTGGGTCAGGAGGCTGGGGACAGCagccggcccccacccccacccgtgGTGTCGTCCTTCGCGGTTAACCGCACAGTCCGGCGACTCCGGGGAGTTCTGGGAGGGACTGGAGATTCACTGGGGGTAAGCCGGAGCTGTCTCCGTAGCCTGGGCCTCTTCCAGGGCGAATGGGTGTGGGTGACCCGAGCCGGAGAGTCGTCGAATACTTCCCAGCCACATTTGGCCAGGGTGCAGGTCCTAGAGCCTCGCTGGGACCTCTCTGAAAGGCTGGGACCCGGCTCTGGGCAGCCGGGAGAGCCCCTCGCTGACGGACTGGCCCTCGTGCCTGCCACTCTGGCTTTTAATCTCGGCTGTGATCCCCTGGAAGTGGGAGAGCTCAGAATTCAG AGATACTTGGAAGGCTCCAGCACCCCTGAAGACAAAGGAAGCCGCTCAGTGCTGCCTGAGCCTCTGTTTGCCAAAGAGTTACACATCGAAATTGTGTCCTCTCCCCACTACAGCACCAACGGAAATTATGACCATGTTCTTTACCGGCACTTTCAGACACCCAG GGCAGTCCAGGAAGGGGATGTTCTGTGTGTGCCAACAGTTGGGCAAGTAGAGATCCTGGAAGGAAGCCCAGAGAAACTGCCCAG GTGGcgggaaatgttttttaaagtgaagaaaacCATTGGGGAAGCTCCTGATGGGCCGACCAGCGCATACTTGGCGGACACCACTCATACCTCCTTGTACTTG GTGGGTTCTACCCTGAGCCCAGTTCCAAGGCTCGCTTCAGGAGAATCCACTCCTTGGAACAGCTTGTCTCCTCCGGGCCTGGAGACCTTGGTGACTGAGCTCTGTGCTGCCCTGAAGCCTCGCCTCCAGCCTGG AGGTGCCCTGTTGACAGGAACCAGCAGTGTCCTTCTTCGGGGTCCCCCGGGCAGTGGGAAAACCACAGCCATCACTGCAGCCTGCAGCCGCCTCGGGCTCCACCTGCTGAAG gtgccctgctccAGCCTCTGTGCGGACAGTAGCGGGGCTGTGGAGACAAAACTGCAGGCCGCCTTCTCCCGGGCCCGGCGCTGCCGGCCTGTGGTTCTGTTGCTCACAGCCGTGGACCTTCTGGGCCGGGACCGTGATGGGCTGGGTGAGGATGCCCGTGTGGTGGCCACGCTGCGTCGCCTCCTCCTCGACGAGGACCCCCTCACCAG CCGCCTGCCCCTGATGGTCGTGGCCACCACGAGCCGGGCCCAGGACCTGCCTGCCGACGTGCAGACGGCGTTTCCTCACGAGCTGGAGGTGCCCGCGTTGTCAGAGGGGCGGCGGCTCAGTGTCCTGCGGGCGCTCACCGCCCACCTCCCCCTGGGCCAGGAGGTGAACCTGGCGCAGCTGGCACGGCGCTGCGCA GGCTTCGTGGTGGGGGATCTCTATGCCCTTTTGACCCACAGCAGCCGGGCAGCCTGCGCCAGGATCAAGAACTCGGG TTTGGCAGGTGGCTGGAGTGAGGAGGACGAGGGGGAGCTCTGTGCTGCTGGCTTTCCTCTCCTGGCTGAGGATTTCAGGCAGGCACTGGAACAGCTGCAGACAGCTCAGTCCCAGGCCATTGGCGCCCCCAAG ATCCCTTCAGTGTCCTGGCATGATGTGGGCGGGCTGCAGGAGGTGAAGAAGGAGATTCTGGAGACCATTCAGCTCCCTCTAGAGCACCCCGAGCTGCTGAGCCTGGGCCTCAGGCGCTCAGGTCTTCTGCTCCATGGTCCCCCTGGCACGGGCAAGACCCTCCTGGCCAAGGCAGTGGCTACTGAATGCTGTCTTACCTTCCTCAG cGTGAAGGGGCCTGAACTCATCAACATGTATGTGGGCCAGAGTGAGGAGAATGTGCGAGAAG tgtttgCCAGGGCCAGGGCCGCGGCTCCCTGcattatcttctttgatgagCTGGACTCCCTGGCCCCGAGCCGGGGGCGAAGCGGAGACTCTGGAGGTGTGATGGACAG GGTGGTGTCTCAGCTCCTGGCTGAGCTGGACGGGCTTCACAGCACTCAGGATGTGTTTGCGATTGGAGCCACCAACAGACCAGACCTCCTGGACCCTGCCCTTCTGCGGCCTGGCAG ATTTGACAAGCTGGTGTTCGTGGGGGTGAGCGAGGACCGCGCCTCCCAGCTGCGTGTCCTAAGTGCCATCACACGCAA GTTCAAGCTGGAGCCCTCTGTGAGTTTGGTGAACGTGCTGGATCGCTGCCCTCCCCAGCTGACGGGTGCAGACCTCTATTCCCTCTGCTCTGATGCCATGACAGTGGCTCTCAAACGCAGGGTCCGGGACCTGGAGGAAG GGCTGGAGCCCGGGAGCTCGGCTCTGCTCCTCACCATGGAGGACCTGCTGCAGGCCGCTGCCCGGCTGCAGCCCTCAGTCAGCGAGCAGGAACTGCTCCGGTACCAGCGCACCCAACGCAAGCTGGCCGCCTGCTAG
- the PPP2R5D gene encoding serine/threonine-protein phosphatase 2A 56 kDa regulatory subunit delta isoform isoform X1 gives MPYKLKKEKEPPKLAKGTAKPSSSGKDGGGESTDEAQTQPQPQPQPQPQPPSSNKRPSNSTPPPTQLSKIKYSGGPQIVKKERRQSSSRFNLSKNRELQKLPALKDSPTQEREELFIQKLRQCCVLFDFVSDPLSDLKFKEVKRAGLNEMVEYITHSRDVVTEAIYPEAVTMFSVNLFRTLPPSSNPTGAEFDPEEDEPTLEAAWPHLQLVYEFFLRFLESPDFQPNIAKKYIDQKFVLALLDLFDSEDPRERDFLKTILHRIYGKFLGLRAYIRRQINHIFYRFIYETEHHNGIAELLEILGSIINGFALPLKEEHKMFLIRVLLPLHKVKSLSVYHPQVSRLPPDGPCLAAESEGKLAYCVVQFLEKESSLTEPVIVGLLKFWPKTHSPKEVMFLNELEEILDVIEPSEFSKVMEPLFRQLAKCVSSPHFQVAERALYYWNNEYIMSLISDNAARVLPIMFPALYRNSKSHWNKTIHGLIYNALKLFMEMNQKLFDDCTQQYKAEKQKGRFRMKEREEMWQKIEELARLNPQYPMFRAPPPLPPVYSMETETPTAEDIQLLKRTVETEAVQMLKDIKKEKVLLRRKSELPQDVYTIKALEAHKRAEEFLTASQEAL, from the exons ATGCCCTATAAACTGAAGAAGGAGAAG GAGCCCCCCAAGCTTGCCAAAGGCACGGCCAAGCCCAGCAGCTCGGGCAAGGATGGTGGAGGCGAGAGCACCGACGAG GCCCAGACGCAGCCGCAgccacagccccagccccagccccagcccccatcaTCCAACAAGCGTCCCAGCAACAGCACGCCACCCCCGACACAACTCAGCAAAATCAAGTATTCCGGAGGGCCCCAGATTGTCAAGAAGGAGCGACGGCAAAGCTCATCCCGCTTCAATCTCAGCAAGAATCGGGAGTTGCAGAAGCTTCCTGCCCTGAAAG ATTCGCCCACCCAGGAGCGGGAGGAGCTCTTTATCCAGAAGCTGCGCCAGTGCTGCGTCCTCTTTGACTTTGTATCAGATCCGCTCAGTGACCTCAAATTCAAGGAGGTGAAGCGGGCAGGACTCAACGAGATGGTGGAGTACATCACCCACAGTCGTGATGTTGTCACGGAGGCCATTTACCCTGAGGCGGTCACCATG TTTTCAGTGAACCTCTTCCGGACCCTGCCACCTTCATCGAACCCCACTGGGGCCGAGTTTGACCCTGAAGAGGATGAGCCCACCCTGGAAGCTGCCTGGCCCCATCTGCAG CTCGTGTATGAGTTCTTCTTACGTTTCCTTGAGTCTCCTGATTTCCAGCCAAACATAGCCAAGAAGTATATCGACCAGAAGTTTGTCCTTGCC CTCTTGGACCTGTTTGACAGTGAGGACCCTCGAGAGCGGGACTTCCTCAAGACCATCTTGCATCGCATCTACGGCAAGTTTCTGGGGCTCCGGGCTTATATCCGTAGGCAGATCAACCACATCTTCTACAG gTTCATCTATGAGACAGAGCATCACAACGGGATTGCTGAGCTCCTCGAGATCCTTGGCAG CATCATCAACGGCTTCGCCTTGCCCCTTAAGGAAGAGCACAAGATGTTCCTCATCCGTGTCCTGCTTCCCCTTCACAAGGTCAAGTCCCTGAGTGTCTACCACCCGCAGGTGAGCCGCCTTCCTCCTGATGGTCCCTGCCTGGCAGCAGAGAGCGAGGGGAAG CTGGCTTACTGTGTGGTACAGTTCCTGGAGAAGGAGAGCAGTCTCACAGAGCCG GTGATTGTAGGACTTCTCAAGTTCTGGCCCAAGACCCACAGCCCCAAAGAAGTCATGTTCCTGAATGAGCTTGAGGAGATTCTGGATGTCATTGAACCTTCAGAGTTCAGTAAAGTGATGGAACCACTCTTCCGCCAGCTTGCCAAGTGTGTCTCCAGCCCCCATTTCCAG GTGGCAGAGCGTGCCCTCTATTACTGGAACAATGAGTACATCATGAGCCTGATAAGTGACAATGCTGCCCGAGTCCTCCCCATCATGTTCCCTGCCCTCTACAGGAACTCCAAGAGCCACTGGAACAA GACAATCCATGGACTCATCTACAATGCGCTGAAGCTGTTTATGGAGATGAACCAGAAGCTGTTCGATGACTGCACACAACAGTACAAGGCAGAGAAACAGAA GGGCCGGTTCcgaatgaaggaaagagaagagatgtGGCAAAAGATCGAGGAGCTGGCCCGACTTAATCCCCAG TATCCCATGTTTCGAGCCCCGCCACCACTGCCTCCCGTATACTCAATGGAGACAGAGACCCCCACGGCAGAGGACATCCAGCTTCTGAAGAGGACAGTGGAGACAGAGGCCGTGCAG ATGCTGAAGGACATCAAGAAGGAGAAGGTGCTGCTGCGGCGGAAGTCAGAGCTGCCCCAGGACGTGTACACCATCAAGGCGCTGGAGGCACACAAGCGGGCGGAAGAGTTCCTAACTGCCAGCCAGGAGGCTCTCTGA
- the MEA1 gene encoding male-enhanced antigen 1: MAAVVLGGDTMGPERIFPNQTEELGPHQGPTEGTGDWSSEEPEEEQEETGAGPAGYSYQPLNQDPEQEEVELAPVGDGEDVVADIQDRIQALGLHLPDPPLESEDEEEGATGLSNHSSIPMDPEHVELVKRTMAGVSLPAPGVPAWAREISDAQWEDVVQKALQARQGAPAWK, translated from the exons ATGGCAGCAGTAGTTCTAGGGGGAGACACCATGGGCCCCGAGCGTATCTTCCCCAATCAGACTGAGGAACTAGGGCCGCACCAGGGCCCTACGGAAGGCACTGGGGATTGGAGCAGCGAGGAGCctgaggaagagcaggaggaaaCGGGGGCAGGCCCAGCTGGCTACTCCTATCAGCCCCTGAACCAAGATCCTGAACAAGAGGAGGTGGAGCTGGCACCGGTGGGGGATGGAGAAGATGTAGTTGCTGACATTCAGGATCGGATCCAG GCCCTGGGGCTTCATTTGCCAGACCCACCATTAGAGAGCGAGGATGAAGAGGAGGGAGCTACAGGATTGAGCAACCACAGCTCTATTCCCATGGACCCAG AACATGTGGAGCTGGTGAAAAGGACGATGGCTGGAGTAAGCTTGCCTGCGCCAGGAGTTCCTGCCTGGGCTCGGGAGATATCAGATGCCCAGTGGGAAGATGTGGTACAGAAGGCCCTCCAAGCCCGGCAGGGGGCCCCAGCCTGGAAGTGA